The following are from one region of the Aspergillus chevalieri M1 DNA, chromosome 1, nearly complete sequence genome:
- a CDS encoding putative MFS transporter (COG:G;~EggNog:ENOG410PFF2;~InterPro:IPR020846,IPR011701,IPR036259;~PFAM:PF07690;~TransMembrane:12 (i85-105o117-140i152-169o175-198i210-235o241-260i338-360o372-392i429-448o460-485i497-515o521-540i);~go_function: GO:0022857 - transmembrane transporter activity [Evidence IEA];~go_process: GO:0055085 - transmembrane transport [Evidence IEA]) yields the protein MENERRKESESTMASLSTSHTIKDTAPDVIECKTDGRSSQDQRGSDNDGKCDRDQADKDFSALEAQSPDEQTTVHSAFTKNEKRFIIAMISMASFFSPLSGQIYYPVMPTLVGNYHLTTALVNLTVTTYMILQGLAPSFMGTFADSGGRRPAYILAFVIYTAANIGLAVQDSFAALLVLRCLQSAGSSGTVSFGYGVVSDIATPSERGRFVGPMAAGVMVAPALGPVIGGILAKFLGWRSVFWFLVIISGGYLVVFTITMPETARRIVGNGNVPPKEWWRMSLIQYLAERRRVKKMSAEEREEHEAQQLVLSNSASHTRKLKFPNPLETFAILLEKDALIIISFIGTVMFANIALLTSTPNIFTKIYGFNDLQIGLCFLPLGTSACLAAILNGRLLDWNYRRTATRLGFPIDRKKGDDIRTFPIEKTRLQTFFPLMSVGILTYLPYGWVLQRRAPLVAPLILQFIIGFCFVAALNTLNTLIVDLFPDRSATASAANNLVRCWLGAVGAALIDQMLNGMGGGWCFTFLGLVMAVGLGFVLLEGKYGMEWREQRRVKMEKKREEKERKEEEKKQKGEELEERQQNGTGSGNGNS from the exons ATGGAGAACGAACGGCGTAAAGAGTCAGAAAGCACCATGGCCTCGCTGTCTACCTCTCACACGATCAAGGACACCGCCCCAGATGTCATCGAATGCAAAACCGACGGCCGATCAAGCCAGGACCAACGTGGAAGTGACAATGACGGCAAATGTGATAGAGACCAGGCAGACAAAGATTTCTCAGCCCTCGAAGCACAGTCCCCAGACGAGCAGACAACAGTCCATTCAGCTTTCACCAAAAATGAGAAACGTTTCATCATTGCAATGATCTCCATGGCTTCCTTTTTCTCGCCTCTGTCCGGCCAGATCTATTACCCAGTCATGCCAACCCTCGTCGGGAACTACCATCTGACTACGGCACTTGTTAATCTTACGGTGACGACGTACATGATCCTGCAGGGTTTGGCACCGAGTTTTATGGGTACGTTTGCGGATTCTGGTGGTCGACGACCTGCGTACATATTGGCATTTGTCATCTACACCGCAGCAAATATAGGGCTGGCAGTGCAGGACAGTTTTGCGGCATTGCTGGTGCTGCGTTGTCTCCAGAGTGCAGGGAGTAGTGGCACAGTGTCATTCGGATATGGTGTCGTGTCAGATATCGCTACTCCATCCGAACGAGGTCGGTTCGTTGGCCCCATGGCAGCAGGTGTCATGGTAGCACCAGCCCTAGGCCCTGTTATCGGAGGTATTCTGGCGAAGTTCCTTGGCTGGCGCAGCGTATTCTGGTTCCTAGTAATTATCAGCGGTGGATATTTGGTCGTCTTCACCATCACAATGCCCGAGACCGCACGCAGGATTGTTGGGAATGGCAACGTGCCCCCGAAAGAGTGGTGGAGGATGTCGCTGATCCAATACCTTGCTGAGCGTCGTCGAGTGAAGAAAATGTCGGCTGAAGAGCGAGAGGAACATGAAGCGCAACAATTGGTGCTGAGCAACAGTGCGAGTCATACGAGAAAGCTTAAGTTTCCGAATCCATTGGAGACGTTCGCAATCCTACTGGAGAAGGATGCGTTGATTATCATCTCGTTTATTGGCACGGTGATGTTCGCGAATATTGCGCTGTTGACCAGCACGCCCAATATTTTCACGAAGATATATGGGTTTAATGATCTTCAAATTGGTTTATGTTTTCT CCCCCTCGGAACCAGCGCCTGCCTTGCCGCCATCCTCAACGGCAGACTCCTCGACTGGAACTACCGCCGCACAGCAACCCGCCTGGGCTTCCCCATCGACCGCAAAAAAGGCGATGACATCCGCACTTTCCCCATCGAAAAGACCCGCCTCCAGACCTTCTTCCCGTTAATGTCCGTCGGTATTCTTACTTACCTCCCCTACGGCTGGGTTCTACAACGGCGCGCACCGCTCGTGGCGCCTCTAATCCTGCAGTTCATCATCGGGTTCTGCTTCGTTGCTGCACTTAACACGCTCAACACTCTGATCGTGGATCTATTTCCAGATCGGTCTGCCACAGCGTCTGCGGCGAATAATTTGGTTCGGTGTTGGCTGGGAGCTGTGGGCGCGGCGTTGATTGATCAGATGCTTAACGGAATGGGTGGGGGATGGTGTTTTACGTTTTTGGGGTTGGTCATGGCGGTTGGGTTAGGGTTCGTGCTGTTGGAGGGCAAGTATGGGATGGAGTGGCGGGAGCAGAGGCGTgtgaagatggagaagaagagggaggagaaagagaggaaggaggaagagaagaagcagaaggggGAGGAGCTGGAAGAACGGCAGCAGAACGGGACTGGTTCTGGCAATGGTAATTCTTGA
- the NDH51 gene encoding NADH-quinone oxidoreductase subunit NuoF (COG:C;~EggNog:ENOG410PK2H;~InterPro:IPR019554,IPR019575,IPR001949,IPR011537, IPR037207,IPR037225,IPR011538;~PFAM:PF10589,PF01512,PF10531;~go_function: GO:0008137 - NADH dehydrogenase (ubiquinone) activity [Evidence IEA];~go_function: GO:0010181 - FMN binding [Evidence IEA];~go_function: GO:0016651 - oxidoreductase activity, acting on NAD(P)H [Evidence IEA];~go_function: GO:0051287 - NAD binding [Evidence IEA];~go_function: GO:0051539 - 4 iron, 4 sulfur cluster binding [Evidence IEA];~go_process: GO:0055114 - oxidation-reduction process [Evidence IEA]): MISRAAAPSSSLANLSSRSVRAQGTAVRSFATVQENAPPVHRHGGLKDQDRIFTNLYGHHGADLKSAMKYGDWYRTKDIVLKGHDWLIGELKASGLRGRGGAGFPSGLKYSFMNFKDWDKDPRPRYLVVNADEGEPGTCKDREIMRKDPQKLIEGCLVVGRAMNANAAYIYIRGEFYHEATVLQRAINEAYQAGLIGKNACGTGYDFDVYIHRGMGAYICGEETSLIESIEGKAGKPRLKPPFPAAVGVFGCPSTVTNVETVAVTPTIMRRGPSWFSSFGRERNAGTKLFCISGNVNNPCTVEEEMSIPLRELIEKHCGGVRGGWDNLLAVIPGGSSTPVIPKSVCDDQLMDFDALKDSQTGLGTAAVVVMDKSTDIVRAIGRLSSFYKHESCGQCTPCREGSKWTLQMMQRLESGKAKEREIDMLQELTKQVEGHTICALGEAFAWPIQGLIRHFRPEIEARIQEYQKELNGAQPYAGGWGPNSRAEGKLISPGM; encoded by the exons ATGATATCTCGAGCGGCGGCTCCTTCGTCCTCCCTCGCCAACCTCTCCTCCCGCTCCGTCCGAGCCCAGGGCACCGCTGTCCGTTCGTTCGCGACCGTCCAGGAGAACGCTCCCCCGGTACATCGTCATGGCGGTCTGAAGGACCAGGATCGGATATTCACAAACCTTTACGGTCACCATGGAGCGGATTTGAAGTCTGCGATGAAGTATGGGGATTGGTATCGGACCAAGGATATTGTTTTGAAGGGTCATGACTGG CTTATTGGAGAACTCAAGGCCTCCGGTCTTcgtggtcgtggtggtgccggTTTCCCCTCGGGTTTGAAATAC TCTTTCATGAACTTCAAGGACTGGGACAAGGACCCCCGACCCCGTTACCTTGTTGTCAACGCCGATGAGGGTGAACCCGGAACGTGCAAGGACCGTGAGATTATGCGGAAAGACCCCCAGAAGCTTATCGAAGGCTGCCTGGTCGTGGGGCGTGCCATGAACGCCAACGCTGCCTATATTTACATTCGCGGTGAATTCTACCATGAAGCCACCGTCCTCCAGCGCGCCATTAACGAGGCCTACCAGGCTGGCCTGATTGGAAAGAACGCCTGTGGCACCGGCTACGACTTCGACGTTTACATCCACCGTGGAATGGGTGCTTATATCTGTGGTGAAGAGACTTCGCTCATTGAGTCCATTGAGGGCAAGGCCGGCAAGCCCCGCTTGAAGCCTCCGTTCCCCGCTGCCGTCGGTGTTTTCGGATGCCCCAGTACCGTCACCAATGTCGAAACCGTTGCTGTCACCCCCACCATTATGCGTCGTGGACCTAGCTGGTTCTCGTCGTTCGGCCGTGAGCGTAACGCTGGTACGAAGCTGTTCTGTATCTCGGGCAATGTCAACAACCCCTGTACCGTTGAGGAGGAGATGTCCATCCCTCTGCGTGAGCTTATCGAGAAGCACTGCGGTGGTGTGCGTGGTGGCTGGGACAACCTGCTTGCCGTCATTCCCGGTGGATCGTCCACTCCTGTTATCCCCAAGTCTGTCTGTGATGATCAACTCATGGACTTCGACGCCCTGAAGGACTCCCAGACCGGTCTGGGTACCGCTGCCGTTGTTGTCATGGACAAGAGCACTGACATTGTCCGCGCCATCGGTCGTCTGTCGAGCTTCTACAAGCACGAGTCTTGCGGTCAGTGCACGCCCTGCCGTGAGGGAAGCAAGTGGACTTTGCAGATGATGCAGCGCCTCGAGTCCGGCAAGGCCAAGGAACGCGAGATCGACATGCTCCAGGAGTTGACCAAGCAGGTCGAGGGTCACACAATCTGTGCCCTTGGTGAGGCTTTCGCCTGGCCCATCCAGGGTCTCATCCGTCACTTCCGTCCCGAAATCGAGGCTAGAATCCAGGAGTACCAGAAGGAGCTTAATGGTGCTCAGCCTTATGCCGGTGGCTGGGGCCCTAACAGCAGGGCTGAGGGCAAGTTGATTTCGCCTGGCATGTAA
- a CDS encoding nucleoporin family protein (COG:U,Y;~EggNog:ENOG410PFHY;~InterPro:IPR037665,IPR037637,IPR021967,IPR007230, IPR036903;~MEROPS:MER0020214;~PFAM:PF04096,PF12110;~go_component: GO:0005643 - nuclear pore [Evidence IEA];~go_function: GO:0017056 - structural constituent of nuclear pore [Evidence IEA];~go_process: GO:0006913 - nucleocytoplasmic transport [Evidence IEA]), whose translation MSFGFGGFGQNNQSSGFGTGSGFGGTSTGGGFGTQNQSNSLFGSQNRTGGFGTTGTGTSSGGGLFGSGTSTAGGTGFGGGGSGFGSSNTGGGFGSSGGGLFGNKTGGGFGTGTSGFGTGGGGFGTSGGATGGFGGGTGTAFNQPVPPSDGTASTPFSPFTEKDNSSNVTNHYQSISFMQPYNKYSFEELRLGDYNGGRRFGNGSGQAGAFGTSAFGGSGFGAQPTGGFGNTAASPFGGGTSAPAFGTQTQTTGGFGNTGSSLFGGQQQKPATSLFGGGTTTGTSQPSIFGNNTSTTGGFGSTAGTGTGGFGTGTGTGSSLFGNNQQQQQSKPLFGVGATGGTGTGTGTGFGFGNQQTTTASPFGSTPATASPFGGTQQTGTSAFGGGGFGAQNQTQNKGGLFGGGAGGFGTGTQQQPSTGGGGLFGGGAGTTGSSLFGQNNQQTQQQNAGSSLFGGGTQQTGTGGGLFGGGAQQQQQQKPGGLFGSSTTGTGTGASPFGGFGSTQNQSTGGGGLFGGGAAQNQQQQKPSLFGGNTGTGSSLFGGGGQTTAPQGAGGSLFSNTQSQQPQTGGLGSSLFGTSQQPQQQPQQPAPGSLQASLFDGNPYGNQSIFSGLPGPSAPSPGPLATPLSSSMKQKQRTPLPVHKITPSASTRLATPPKRGYGFSYSTYGSPSSSTNTPNGLGGSLIGGSMRGSLNGGSFNRSFSKSFSTSNLRKSFDPDTDSVLSPGALSQGTNRLSSGGLKRLTIDRSLRNDLFARPTSTSPAPITNGEDSAQPTDKGKKRVSFDSAASKTPDGSGGELVAAEVESPEPTPEELGFLRSIRKSGSMNGISSAKSFDGTESAKELPAVPEDAEQSVTANGETRLSFTPGADPKPGDYWMKPSRAELSKLPREQLKSFVGLTVGRQRCGQVTFDEPVDLTTVDLDQIFGGLVEISVRKITVYPDEAIKPPMGKGLNVPSTLRIENSWPRGRDRKSPSPVTSGPLFERHIDRLRKVVNAEFVDYETETGTWVFRVPHYTTYGLDYDSEDEEEAGEGLNQSTVSSAAPDTPTPKAPATANFDQTVTSTFSTDDSFVGSVAGVDDDTFDFKKRKIVPGAFGVQEMEVEEEQQSANGEEEGSFLGESSTGSTTEQEGGYKEDATVSQQSGESEVELDEDQEMDMAGAFPSLRPTVERQASPSTDSYMENQPSLKPWNTPAKARLDLSGDWAEQLQRTISPRKQNRDALREIQGNAFNDRPLHDTTPTKKSTAEVQPKGFATSIDLMNSLFQQPRKQQIQSPLKVHNVQYTGVEWPYHKQPKTFAGESNELSRDDIAFHHSFKPRWGPMDSLITVKNEMKDTQAEDERWEQGIPITSENRDVIVLAYNKTPESSDMLNAQKHQSTINRVDGIPFARLPQADFRRFTQISSVSAQSDSERLVWQLANVLFNEDIEDDLSASVPVQLRSKYAARIKKDRLSRLWEGLVSQKLVRDLERASSPEERALYLLSAHRIEEACKVLMANQDFRLATLIAQIGRDPTTRADMAQQVEMWRQHNVYSEMSEPVRALYELLAGNALRSEGKSNGALEDRTSTFTFTERFELDWFQAFGLRLWYSITEDEPLEVAVSKFLDELSVGGEPAHPCPSHFDDAGVIHTTPDSLGRESPLWVLIKVYSVLTGTTKGDSLSALEFPAALLPESVSGDRLSNRLSFQLYQLLTAAVGQNQHFKVNTTQADQLAWDYAWELSVGGQLENAMFVLLHLSRPSDRERAIKETLARFAPQLPDPVTADGSLDAAWQYLSNELQIPEAWIWVAKALCARDAGDAAREVDCLIRGKNWNDAHATFCRIVGPTAVIEGDYATLETLISGFGDGPERKVRGWASGGGVYENFLRLATAKGGKRDPARLNRLVNALVTMGEKVGKGSSVEGLEERVAFKEMSRAVAGWTAQEDANAVELSSVLSLPLTGDARVMQTADMSRRYYSVIMAGGY comes from the exons ATGTCTTTCGGATTCGGAGGATTCGGTCAGAATAACCAGAGCTCCGGCTTTGGCACGGGCTCAGGATTTGGAGGAACGAGTACCGGTGGAG GATTCGGTACGCAAAATCAATCCAATTCGTTATTTGGAAGCCAAAACCGCACCGGTGGCTTTGGCACTACGGGCACTGGCACCTCGTCCGGTGGAGGCCTCTTTGGTAGTGGTACCTCCACCGCTGGAGGTACTGGGTTTGGTGGCGGCGGCAGTGGTTTCGGATCGAGCAACACTGGCGGTGGTTTCGGCAGCTCAGGCGGTGGGCTATTTGGAAACAAGACCGGTGGAGGCTTTGGTACCGGAACAAGTGGATTTGGCACAGGAGGTGGTGGATTTGGAACATCAGGGGGTGCCACTGGTGGATTTGGTGGTGGAACAGGAACCGCCTTCAACCAACCTGTTCCTCCGTCCGATGGTACTGCCAGCACTCCATTCAGCCCTTTTACCGAGAAGGACAACAGTTCCAATGTGACCAACCACTACCAAAGCATTTCGTTCATGCAACCCTACAACAAGTACTCCTTCGAGGAGTTGCGATTGGGTGATTACAACGGAGGTCGTCGTTTCGGAAATGGGAGTGGTCAAGCTGGTGCTTTCGGTACCTCTGCGTTTGGCGGGTCCGGCTTTGGCGCACAACCCACCGGGGGCTTTGGCAACACCGCCGCATCACCATTCGGGGGCGGCACCAGTGCTCCTGCGTTTGGTACTCAGACCCAGACCACCGGTGGCTTTGGAAATACGGGCAGCTCCCTGTTTGGCGGTCAACAACAGAAGCCCGCAACGTCCCTGTTCGGAGGAGGTACCACCACTGGGACTTCCCAGCCAAGCATATTTGGCAACAACACTTCTACTACTGGCGGTTTCGGAAGCACCGCGGGAACTGGGACCGGCGGCTTCGGAACTGGCACCGGCACGGGTAGTTCGCTGTTTGGCAACaaccaacagcaacagcagagtAAGCCCTTATTTGGCGTTGGAGCCACTGGAGGCACCGGAACCGGCACTGGCACTGGTTTCGGCTTCGGTAACCAGCAGACTACTACAGCCAGCCCGTTTGGAAGCACTCCAGCTACAGCTTCGCCATTTGGCGGCACCCAGCAGACTGGAACTAGTGCctttggcggcggcggctttGGCGCACAGAATCAGACTCAGAACAAGGGAGGATTATTTggcggtggtgctggtggctTCGGCACGGGCACTCAACAGCAACCCTCCACCGGTGGCGGTGGCCTCTTCGGAGGTGGTGCTGGTACGACAGGTTCGTCCCTCTTTGGGCAGAACAACCAGCAAACCCAACAGCAAAACGCCGGTAGCTCGCTCTTCGGAGGTGGAACTCAGCAGACTGGAACTGGAGGAGGCCTTTTTGGAGGAGGCgcccaacaacagcagcagcagaagccgGGTGGTCTCTTCGGCTCGTCGACTACGGGCACGGGTACCGGCGCTAGCCCATTCGGGGGCTTTGGTAGCACTCAAAACCAGTCAACCGGAGGTGGTGGCTTATTCGGTGGAGGTGCTGCTCAGaaccagcaacaacagaagCCAAGTTTGTTTGGTGGTAACACTGGCACGGGCAGCTCCTTattcggcggcggcggccaGACTACAGCGCCCCAGGGTGCTGGCGGTTCGCTGTTTAGTAACACTCAGAGCCAGCAGCCTCAGACGGGCGGATTGGGGAGCAGTCTGTTTGGTACCTCCCAGCAACCTCAacagcagccgcagcaacCAGCGCCAGGTAGCTTGCAGGCTTCCCTTTTCGATGGCAATCCCTACGGAAACCAATCCATTTTCTCCGGCCTGCCCGGGCCAAGCGCCCCAAGCCCCGGTCCCTTGGCTACGCCTTTGTCCTCCTCTATGAAGCAAAAGCAACGGACTCCTCTGCCTGTTCATAAGATTACTCCCAGTGCTTCCACCCGTCTTGCCACGCCGCCAAAGCGAGGATATGGTTTCTCTTATTCCACTTATGGGTCTCCCTCTAGCTCCACGAACACTCCCAACGGTCTTGGGGGCAGCCTTATTGGTGGCAGCATGCGCGGAAGCCTCAACGGCGGTAGCTTCAACCGCAGCTTCAGCAAGAGCTTCTCCACTAGCAACCTGCGCAAGAGCTTTGACCCTGATACGGACAGTGTTCTGTCTCCTGGTGCTCTTTCCCAAGGCACCAACCGCTTGTCCAGTGGTGGTCTCAAGCGACTTACCATTGACCGCAGTTTGAGAAACGACCTCTTCGCTCGCCCCACTAGCACTTCGCCTGCTCCCATTACGAATGGCGAGGACTCCGCTCAGCCAACCGACAAGGGCAAGAAGAGAGTTAGTTTCGATTCTGCGGCCTCCAAGACCCCTGATGGCTCTGGCGGTGAGCTGGTTGCAGCAGAGGTTGAAAGCCCGGAACCAACCCCCGAGGAGCTTGGTTTCCTGCGCTCCATCCGCAAGAGTGGCAGCATGAACGGAATCAGCAGTGCTAAGTCCTTTGATGGCACAGAGTCTGCCAAGGAACTTCCGGCCGTCCCAGAGGATGCAGAGCAATCCGTCACCGCGAATGGCGAAACCAGACTTTCATTCACCCCTGGTGCGGATCCTAAACCCGGTGATTACTGGATGAAGCCTTCTCGTGCTGAACTCAGCAAATTGCCCCGTGAGCAGCTCAAGAGCTTTGTCGGCCTCACTGTCGGACGCCAACGCTGTGGTCAAGTGACCTTTGATGAACCCGTTGACTTGACAACCGTCGACCTAGACCAAATTTTCGGAGGTCTTGTGGAGATTAGCGTGAGAAAGATCACCGTGTACCCTGATGAGGCCATCAAGCCCCCAATGGGCAAAGGTCTTAACGTCCCATCGACCCTCCGGATTGAGAACTCCTGGCCCCGTGGTCGTGACAGGAAATCGCCGTCTCCGGTTACCAGCGGTCCCCTTTTCGAGAGGCACATTGATCGCTTGAGGAAGGTCGTGAATGCCGAATTTGTTGACTACGAGACAGAAACTGGAACATGGGTCTTCCGGGTGCCTCACTACACTACCTATGGCCTCGACTATGATAgcgaggacgaagaagaagcaggtgAGGGCCTCAACCAAAGCACTGTTAGTAGTGCGGCTCCTGACACTCCGACTCCGAAGGCTCCGGCGACCGCCAATTTCGACCAGACTGTGACATCCACCTTCTCTACTGATGACTCGTTTGTTGGTTCCGTGGCCGGGGTGGACGATGACACATTCGATttcaagaagcgcaagataGTCCCCGGAGCGTTTGGCGTtcaggagatggaggtggaggaagaaCAACAATCGGCTAatggcgaagaagagggtTCTTTTTTAGGGGAAAGCTCCACGGGTTCAACTACTGAGCAAGAAGGCGGTTATAAAGAGGATGCCACCGTGAGCCAGCAATCTGGCGAATCAGAAGTTGAATTGGATGAAGACCAGGAAATGGATATGGCGGGCGCCTTTCCGAGCCTTCGTCCCACCGTGGAGCGCCAGGCTTCTCCAAGCACCGACAGTTACATGGAGAATCAGCCCTCGCTTAAGCCTTGGAACACACCAGCCAAGGCTCGTCTTGATCTGAGTGGTGATTGGGCTGAACAGCTGCAACGAACAATCAGCCCTAGAAAGCAGAATCGTGATGCACTTCGTGAGATTCAAGGAAATGCTTTCAACGACCGACCTTTGCACGACACTACACCCACCAAGAAGTCGACTGCGGAAGTCCAACCGAAGGGATTTGCGACCAGCATTGATTTGATGAATTCTTTGTTCCAACAGCCACGAAAGCAACAAATTCAGTCTCCTTTGAAGGTCCACAATGTACAATATACTGGTGTTGAG TGGCCCTATCACAAACAGCCAAAGACCTTCGCTGGCGAATCGAACGAGTTGAGTCGTGACGATATTGCTTTCCATCACTCATTCAAGCCGCGGTGGGGTCCGATGGATTCCCTTATTACGGTCAAGAATGAGATGAAGGATACTCAGGCTGAGGATGAACGATGGGAGCAGGGTATCCCTATTACTAGCGAGAACAGGGATGTCATTGTCTTGGCATACAACAAGACTCCGGAG TCTAGTGATATGCTTAACGCGCAAAAGCACCAGTCGACTATCAATCGCGTCGACGGAATTCCCTTCGCCCGTCTGCCCCAGGCTGATTTCCGACGGTTCACCCAGATTTCCTCCGTCTCGGCACAATCCGATAGCGAGCGACTTGTCTGGCAACTGGCCAACGTGCTGTTCAACGAAGACATCGAGGATGATCTCTCCGCATCGGTGCCCGTTCAACTTCGGTCCAAGTATGCTGCTCGTATCAAGAAAGATCGACTTAGTCGCTTGTGGGAGGGTCTTGTTAGCCAAAAGCTTGTGCGTGATTTGGAACGTGCTTCTTCGCCTGAGGAGCGTGCTCTGTATTTGCTGAGCGCGCACCGGATCGAGGAGGCTTGCAAGGTCCTGATGGCGAATCAGGATTTCCGTCTGGCCACCTTGATTGCACAGATCGGTCGTGACCCTACGACTCGTGCAGATATGGCCCAGCAGGTTGAAATGTGGCGTCAACACAACGTATACTCGGAAATGAGCGAGCCTGTCCGTGCGCTCTACGAATTGCTTGCTGGTAATGCTCTCCGCAGTGAGGGTAAATCGAACGGTGCCCTGGAGGACCGCACTTCTACGTTTACGTTTACCGAGCGGTTTGAGCTTGATTGGTTCCAGGCATTTGGTCTCCGTCTTTGGTACTCCATTACTGAAGATGAGCCCCTCGAGGTCGCTGTGTCCAAGTTCCTTGACGAATTGAGCGTCGGGGGCGAGCCTGCTCACCCGTGCCCCTCTCATTTCGATGATGCGGGAGTGATCCACACAACGCCCGATTCGCTTGGTCGGGAATCTCCGCTCTGGGTTCTGATCAAggtctactctgtactcacCGGCACTACGAAGGGTGACAGTCTCTCCGCGCTCGAGTTCCCGGCTGCTCTGCTGCCCGAGTCTGTCTCGGGAGACCGATTGTCCAACCGGTTGTCTTTCCAGCTGTATCAATTGCTCACAGCCGCCGTGGGTCAGAACCAACACTTCAAGGTCAACACCACGCAGGCAGACCAGTTGGCCTGGGACTACGCATGGGAACTCAGTGTTGGTGGACAGTTGGAGAACGCTATGTTTGTCCTGCTGCATCTTTCTCGGCCGTCCGACCGCGAACGTGCCATCAAGGAAACCCTGGCACGGTTCGCCCCGCAACTTCCCGACCCTGTTACGGCGGATGGTTCTCTGGATGCTGCCTGGCAGTACCTCTCCAACGAGCTGCAGATTCCCGAGGCTTGGATCTGGGTTGCTAAGGCCCTGTGTGCTCGTGATGCTGGTGACGCTGCCCGGGAGGTCGACTGTTTGATCCGCGGCAAGAACTGGAACGATGCACATGCCACTTTCTGCCGCATCGTGGGTCCTACTGCGGTAATTGAAGGAGACTATGCGACTTTGGAGACGTTGATTTCTGGCTTTGGCGATGGACCGGAGCGCAAGGTCAGAGGATGGGCTAGTGGTGGAGGTGTTTATGAGAACTTCCTGCGTCTCGCTACGGCCAAGGGTGGTAAGCGGGATCCAGCTCGGTTGAACCGTCTGGTAAACGCATTGGTCACTATGGGTGAGAAGGTTGGAAAGGGATCAAGTGTGGAAGGATTGGAGGAACGGGTTGCATTTAAAGAGATGAGCCGTGCTGTTGCCGGTTGGACCGCTCAGGAGGACGCCAAT GCTGTCGAATTGTCTTCCGTCCTCAGCCTGCCGCTTACTGGCGATGCGCGCGTTATGCAAACCGCAGACATGAGCCGTCGATATTATAGCGTGATCATGGCCGGTGGCTACtag